Below is a genomic region from Treponema sp. OMZ 798.
AAATACACTGCCAACTTTTAACCAAAACAAAGGCTTTTTGTTCTTGCGAAAACCGTTACGGCGGCATTCCGAATACGCGGGTTTGCCCCTCCTGTCTCGGACTTCCGGGAGCCCTCCCCAGAGTAAGCAAGGAATATGTAGAGTTCGGAATTAAGGCAGGATGCGCCCTCGGCTGCAGGATAAATAATTTTTCCAAATTCGACAGAAAACATTATTTTTATCCCGACCTTGTAAAGGGCTATCAGATAACTCAATTTTACACGCCTCTATGCGAAGAAGGCGAAGTCGAAATTAACCTCGCCGCTCAAAATGAGGAGCCTAAATTTAAGAAAGTGAGAATCGAGCGCATCCACTTGGAGGAAGATGTCGGTAAGAGTCTTCATATAGAAGGTTCACACAGCTACATCGATTTTAACCGATCAGGAGTTCCACTAATCGAAATTGTTTCAAAGCCCGATATGTCAACTCCCGATGAGGCTGCCCGCTACATGCAGACAATCAGGGAGATTTTAAAATTCGTCGGCGTTACTGACGGAAACATGGAAGAAGGAGCCCTGCGCTGCGATGCAAACATAAACTTAAAAATCATCGACAACGGCGTAGAGTTTAGAACTCCTATTTCGGAAATAAAAAATATGAACTCCTTTAAGGCTGTAAAGGATGCCTGCACCTATGAGGTTTCCCGCCAATTGGATGAATACACGAGCGAGAACCGAATTGCTTTTAAGCCGGGCTTTAAACGAACCATGGGCTGGGACGAACCTTCAGGGCAGACTGTAATTCAGCGTACAAAAACAATAGCCGAAGACTACCGCTTTATGCCCGAACCGGATTTAAGAGCTCTGGAATTGAGCGATGAGTTTATCAAAGAGGTGAGCGATTCGGTCGGAGAATTACCGGAAGCAAAACGGCTTCGGTTTAAAAAAGAATATCACTTGTCGGAATTCGATGTTCAAACTCTTACCTCGGAAAGAGATTTGGCGGAATGGTTTGAAGAGGCGGCAAAAAAATCTTCTTCTCCCAAAAAATGCGCCAACTGGATTTTGGCTGAAGTTTTGGCTGTTTTAAACGAAACAAACTCTTCTCTCTCCGATTTAAAATTCGGACCCTGTGCTATAGCAGAGCTTGTAAATGTTATTGAAGAAGGAAAAATAACAAGCAAGCAGGCAAAGGATGTTTTTGCCGAGATGATAGCTCTCGGTAAAAAACCGTCTGCCATAATCGCCGAAAAAGGCATGGAACAGGTGAGCGACTCTTCCTTTATCGAAAAAATCGTAGAAGAAGTTTTTGCTGAAAACACCGAAGCCGTCCAAGACTGGAAAAACGGAAAGACCAATGTTGCAGGCTGGCTTATGGGACAGGTTATGAAAAAATCCGGCGGCAAGGCTAACCCTAAACAAGCTGCCGAACTTGTAAACAAAAGACTAGCACAGTGAACTTAAAACCGATACAATAAGCCCTCGCTTCTTAAAAAGTGTTAAGAAGTGCGGGCTTTTTTATTAATCCGCTTCTCTTGCGATTTGGCATTCAAGTTCAATACCTGTCATCAAATAATTATCGTCCATATCGATACTTGCAGTATAGGAATTATAAAATAAGTGATTGCTGTTACTGTGCCACGAAATTAGATAATGTTTATCTGCTTCTATTTGATGAGGTCTTAATATCTTGCGCCCGAATGTTTTTTTCATGGTATCGGTTTTAAGCACAGAAAGCATATCGACCCCGTTTAATTTTATAGATATTTTATTATCTTTTGCTCTTGAAATGTCATCCTTTTTCATCCAAAAATAAATGATGCTGCAATCTTTAAGCGGGGTTTCCTTTTTCATGCTTCCGTAAAATATAAGCCGGGCAATAATTGCATTATTTTTTACTAAAACGGCTTTTGAATAAGGTACCGGTTTCATAGGCCGCCGATGATAACCTTCTGCAACGGATATATCCGGTGAGCCTGAATATTTTTCAAATTCGTTTGAATGGGGGAATTTCATTATGTCTAAAGCCGTTACATGTCCCTTTTCCGTATAAATGTCAAAACCGTCATTCATAAGTTCTTTTATTGCAGTATACCCTAATTTGATTTCGGTATTATTTAAGGTAAAAACCGGAGCTTTTACCGGTAAGCCGATAGCGATATATGCTATTGTGCAAAAGACTAAAAACAATAAAGAGGCAAAAAGCACAACCAACGATTTTCCGGTGCGTTTTCTTGCATTAAAAAAGGCCATAATCGGCACAAGAATTACCGTTCTTGTTAAAACGGCTGTTGCTGAAGGAAATCTGGATCCTTTGTAGATAATTTGTACAACAAAAAGAATTGCTATTATAAACATTAAACCATATACAAGAATTTCGCCTAATCCCAATTTACCGGTTTTTGTATTTTCGTTTACCGGCTCATCAATTAATCTTTTTCCATTACCAAGGGTGTTTTTTAAATTGCGATATAAAAAACAGGTGCAAAAAATAAATGAGATACCTAAAAATGCCATTAGTCCGATATGCAAAAGTCTTCCCATGTTCAAACCTGGTTAATAAATGGTAACCAATACATTGCCGTCAGCTTCGAGCACTTGCTTGTAAAATTCTTTCATATTTTGAAAACAGTCGGTTAATTCCTCTTTTATTTCATCAGCTTCTTCTTCATAATCCCAAATGTTCGGATATAAATCCGCTTTTTTGCATTCTTTCATACTGAAATTATTCATAGCTTTTTCTATATCAAAATTATCGAGAGCTGAAATGATGTCTTTAATTCTTGACTTTTCGGTGTAAGCTATAAAATCTTCTATGCCATCAATAGGAGATACGCCTACAACAGCTTCACTAAGAGGGTCATTTTCTATCGGTTTGCTGCTATCGATACCAGTAAGCACAAAATGAAGTGCATCCCACATCTTATCTATATCCAGCAGCAGTTTTGCTTCTTCATTCCACTCTTCTACATTCTCAAAGATTTCATCTTCTTCCGCATTAAAAGATTTGAGCTGTTTTAAATTCTCATCACTTAAATATTGATAGTTTGCTATCATTCCCATTTTCTTATACCTCCCGTAAGTTTTAAATTTGTTTAAGCTGATTATTTCATTATATCACATTCTTCTTGTTTCTTATGAAATTTGATCCCAATCTTTTCGTTTTTAAAATCAAAAAAGCTTAGGCGGTTTTTTAACACTTGGTATCCGATTACACCGGATACCGGTACTTTGAGCTTAATATCGTCAATATTATGCATAACAGCGGTAACATCACTATATTCACTACCAAGTGCAGTTACCTTTATCTGAACTATTCCGTTTACTTCATCTATTACTTTTAAACTATCTATTCCAAAAGATTTATCAAGAAGACAAGTGTTTGCTCCCGTATCCAATACGAACTGATATACATTATCTAAGACATTAACATCAATCACCGGCAATACTCCCGTTTTCATTTCAAAATACTCCAATCCCTCCGGAGCATCTTCGTCTAATCCAATCTGCAAATTAGCATAGTCAAGTAGTACAGTGTGTTCTCTTATAAGATCAATTCCTATTGTTCCAAGGAAACAAAGATCCGGCTTAATATTTCTAAGCGGTTTTTCAACATAATCCATATCTAATAACAAAACTGAGGTCTTGGGTGCAACCCATTCATGACATCTAATATCACATATACTTTCTACCGCAGAAGCAGTCTTCATTTCATTATCGAACTTGGCAACTTCAATATCTTTTCCTACAAAATCCGGAAAATGAAATTTATTAAGACATGTCTTCATAGCCCCTGTATCAAATGCCATATAACCGTTAATTCCGTTTACAGATACATTAATCAAAATAATGCCGCTTACTACTTCAATCGGTATTCTCATTGTTCTTTCACCTCAAAATTTATAAATTTGCCTGCCTTATGTTTATTTCATTATATCACATTCCGCATATTTTGTTAGTGAGTAAAGCCTAAATATTCATTCTTATAATTACTGCCCTGATATAAAAATTGTGCTGCTTCGGCAAATCGGGATTTGTTAGACAGCTTTGTAGTTTAATTTAGTTTTTAAATTGAACATTAGTTTTCAAAAATGGATTAACCAGTTCCACCCACTCTAAAGGTAGATAAGCTGATAGATATCCATGATTATAACCTTTAGCTTCATAGATGGTACAATTAGGATGCATTTTTTGAAACAGTTTAGCAGATTCTTTAACACAGCTCATTTCTTTTTCACCATAAATATATAAAACCTGTGCTTTGCTTTCTGTAATAGCACATTTAAGTCTATACCCGCCCATATATGTTTGGTACATAGTCACTAATGTTTTAATGGTAATCCTTGGCATATCCTCCATATAATAGTTTTCTATTTCTTCCGGATAGGCCATATTGGGATACATTTTTTTC
It encodes:
- the gatB gene encoding Asp-tRNA(Asn)/Glu-tRNA(Gln) amidotransferase subunit GatB; its protein translation is MLKHGNLEYEIIIGCEIHCQLLTKTKAFCSCENRYGGIPNTRVCPSCLGLPGALPRVSKEYVEFGIKAGCALGCRINNFSKFDRKHYFYPDLVKGYQITQFYTPLCEEGEVEINLAAQNEEPKFKKVRIERIHLEEDVGKSLHIEGSHSYIDFNRSGVPLIEIVSKPDMSTPDEAARYMQTIREILKFVGVTDGNMEEGALRCDANINLKIIDNGVEFRTPISEIKNMNSFKAVKDACTYEVSRQLDEYTSENRIAFKPGFKRTMGWDEPSGQTVIQRTKTIAEDYRFMPEPDLRALELSDEFIKEVSDSVGELPEAKRLRFKKEYHLSEFDVQTLTSERDLAEWFEEAAKKSSSPKKCANWILAEVLAVLNETNSSLSDLKFGPCAIAELVNVIEEGKITSKQAKDVFAEMIALGKKPSAIIAEKGMEQVSDSSFIEKIVEEVFAENTEAVQDWKNGKTNVAGWLMGQVMKKSGGKANPKQAAELVNKRLAQ
- a CDS encoding YfbM family protein; protein product: MGMIANYQYLSDENLKQLKSFNAEEDEIFENVEEWNEEAKLLLDIDKMWDALHFVLTGIDSSKPIENDPLSEAVVGVSPIDGIEDFIAYTEKSRIKDIISALDNFDIEKAMNNFSMKECKKADLYPNIWDYEEEADEIKEELTDCFQNMKEFYKQVLEADGNVLVTIY